In Chlorogloeopsis sp. ULAP01, the following proteins share a genomic window:
- a CDS encoding phosphatidylserine/phosphatidylglycerophosphate/cardiolipin synthase family protein, whose amino-acid sequence MPTEKRSSKKLQLAKWLGGGVLVFLIGGLGFLYLRGFFRQEVEYKITNAPSVEEPRFPLLVVSLSNALTTSGKFTDFWTGADAIYAARLDAIRNAKRTIRFETYYMTPGRRADEFAQALIERSQAGVQVQLLIDNFGTGSIPNEYWQRLRQAGIEVRLFRNFDWRAPLEYNSRTHRKLLLIDGERVLIGGAGVSDSWDGDPEIGDRAPWLEFEVSYSGPIVSVLEGNFIQNWVYTGATVDLAQQVVQALPEEETKLYVTNDTSTLSESTIRMLFQVSFLAARQRIWIGSPYFVPDSNTRNVLIQAKNKGVDVRILTMGQKNDKPIVRFASRELYGELLVAGIQVCEYQPSMMHAKLALIDDDWVSTGSANFDPRSYHHNDELNVSTRNPQLISKIGSLFEQAQAESQCLSQQEWEKRPLTEKLLGRVGLIVKPLF is encoded by the coding sequence ATGCCAACAGAAAAAAGGAGTTCAAAAAAACTTCAGTTAGCGAAGTGGTTAGGTGGAGGAGTTTTAGTTTTTTTGATCGGTGGTTTGGGCTTTCTCTATTTGCGAGGTTTTTTCCGTCAAGAAGTTGAGTACAAAATCACTAATGCTCCTTCTGTAGAGGAGCCACGCTTTCCACTTTTGGTTGTAAGTTTGTCCAATGCTTTAACTACTAGTGGTAAATTCACTGACTTTTGGACTGGAGCAGATGCTATTTATGCTGCTCGATTAGACGCAATTCGCAATGCCAAGCGTACAATTCGCTTTGAAACATATTACATGACACCTGGTCGCCGCGCCGACGAGTTTGCTCAGGCATTAATTGAACGCAGCCAAGCTGGAGTGCAAGTACAACTGTTAATTGACAACTTTGGTACGGGTTCTATCCCTAATGAATATTGGCAAAGATTGCGACAAGCGGGTATAGAGGTGCGCCTTTTCCGAAACTTTGATTGGAGAGCACCATTGGAATACAATTCTCGCACACACCGCAAACTACTTTTAATTGATGGCGAGCGGGTTTTGATTGGTGGCGCGGGAGTTTCGGATAGTTGGGATGGTGATCCAGAAATTGGCGATCGCGCTCCTTGGCTGGAGTTTGAGGTGAGTTATTCTGGGCCGATTGTCAGTGTTTTAGAAGGAAATTTTATACAAAATTGGGTTTATACTGGCGCGACAGTAGATCTTGCACAGCAAGTAGTGCAAGCATTACCAGAAGAAGAAACTAAATTATACGTAACCAATGATACGTCTACGTTAAGCGAATCCACAATTAGGATGCTGTTTCAAGTTAGCTTTTTAGCAGCTCGGCAACGGATTTGGATTGGCAGTCCTTATTTTGTTCCTGACAGCAATACTCGCAATGTGTTGATTCAAGCCAAAAACAAGGGTGTGGATGTACGTATCTTAACGATGGGACAAAAAAATGATAAACCGATAGTCCGTTTTGCCTCCCGCGAATTATATGGTGAACTGCTAGTAGCAGGAATCCAAGTGTGCGAATACCAACCTAGTATGATGCACGCCAAGCTAGCTCTAATTGATGATGATTGGGTAAGTACTGGTAGTGCGAATTTTGACCCCCGTAGTTATCATCACAACGATGAATTAAACGTCTCCACCAGAAATCCGCAATTAATTTCAAAAATTGGCAGTTTATTTGAGCAGGCACAAGCTGAGAGTCAATGTCTCTCTCAACAAGAATGGGAGAAACGCCCTTTAACAGAAAAGCTACTCGGTCGTGTGGGACTGATTGTAAAACCACTTTTTTAA
- a CDS encoding class I SAM-dependent methyltransferase: MLWQKILFGLFTSISIIGLGIAGCTQERTFEAQTPTATTTPQAQERKPDVPFVPTPQSVVNAMLELAQVSSNDVLYDLGSGDGRIPITAVQKYNVRRAVGVEINPDLVQKSQANAKQAGISDRVEFRQQDLFQTDFSDATVVTLYLLPDINIKLRPKLLQELKPGTRIVSHDFDMGEWKPQQVVRVEGRTIYLWVVPENVPQNLR; the protein is encoded by the coding sequence ATGCTGTGGCAAAAAATACTTTTCGGACTGTTTACAAGTATTAGTATCATTGGCTTGGGAATTGCCGGATGTACACAAGAGCGCACTTTTGAAGCACAAACACCAACTGCCACAACTACACCCCAAGCCCAAGAACGCAAACCAGATGTACCTTTTGTTCCAACACCACAATCAGTGGTGAATGCCATGCTGGAATTGGCACAAGTCAGCAGTAATGACGTACTTTACGATCTTGGCAGTGGTGACGGCAGAATACCAATTACTGCTGTGCAGAAATATAATGTTCGTCGTGCCGTTGGTGTGGAGATTAATCCAGATTTGGTGCAGAAAAGTCAAGCTAATGCCAAACAAGCAGGAATAAGCGATCGCGTGGAGTTTCGGCAACAAGATTTGTTTCAAACTGATTTCAGTGATGCAACGGTGGTAACACTCTATCTACTACCGGATATCAATATCAAACTTCGACCCAAGCTTTTGCAAGAACTTAAACCAGGCACCCGGATTGTATCCCACGACTTCGATATGGGCGAGTGGAAGCCACAGCAAGTAGTGCGAGTGGAAGGTAGAACTATCTATCTATGGGTTGTTCCTGAGAACGTACCCCAGAACTTACGATAA
- a CDS encoding glycerate kinase — protein sequence MTLRVLIAPSGFKESLAADEVADCIATGVLRTIPDATIKKAPLVDGGEGFTKALVAATGGSLHSVRVTGPVGQLIESHYGFLGGTDVKTAVLEMAAAAGLRLVPRDARDPLKTTTYGVGELIKAALDAGAEQILVGCGDSGTNDGGAGMAQALGIRLLDAAGNELERGGGELIKLHTIDMSQRDSRLEQVKIDVACNWHNLLCGEKGVARVFGPQKGASPETVEQLAAALDRYADVIEQELKIDVREMPGSGASGGLGTGLYAFLGATLHPRYDIVMQYLELDSLLQESDLVITAEGSIDFQTPRGKIPVEVAQRAKRYNLPVIAIAGTIGKDARVNFDYGIDSFSTILKEPCSLPEAIANTPELLTYATERVMRLIKVGQKLAQSVR from the coding sequence ATGACTTTACGAGTTTTAATTGCCCCTTCTGGTTTTAAAGAGAGTTTGGCTGCGGATGAAGTTGCTGATTGTATTGCTACAGGGGTTCTACGTACTATACCTGATGCAACAATTAAGAAAGCGCCACTGGTAGATGGTGGTGAGGGTTTTACTAAGGCATTGGTTGCTGCTACGGGTGGAAGTTTGCATTCAGTCAGGGTAACTGGCCCCGTAGGACAATTAATAGAATCACACTATGGCTTTCTTGGGGGTACAGATGTCAAAACTGCCGTATTGGAAATGGCGGCGGCGGCAGGATTGCGATTGGTTCCCCGCGATGCTCGCGATCCTTTGAAAACGACTACTTATGGTGTGGGTGAATTAATCAAAGCCGCACTGGATGCAGGAGCGGAACAAATTTTGGTTGGTTGTGGTGACTCCGGCACAAACGATGGTGGTGCAGGGATGGCCCAAGCTTTAGGAATACGTTTGTTAGATGCAGCTGGTAATGAGTTAGAAAGAGGCGGTGGCGAGTTGATTAAACTCCATACCATTGACATGAGCCAGCGTGACTCCCGCCTAGAACAAGTAAAAATTGATGTAGCGTGTAACTGGCACAACCTATTGTGTGGTGAAAAGGGAGTAGCAAGGGTTTTCGGGCCTCAAAAAGGAGCATCTCCGGAAACAGTCGAACAACTAGCAGCCGCACTAGATCGTTATGCAGATGTGATTGAGCAAGAGTTGAAAATTGACGTGCGAGAAATGCCTGGCAGCGGTGCCTCTGGTGGATTGGGGACGGGGTTGTATGCTTTTTTAGGTGCTACCCTCCATCCGCGCTATGACATTGTGATGCAGTATCTAGAACTAGATAGCCTTTTGCAAGAAAGTGACTTAGTAATTACGGCAGAGGGAAGTATTGATTTCCAAACACCGCGAGGTAAAATTCCGGTAGAAGTAGCACAACGTGCCAAGCGCTATAATCTGCCCGTGATTGCGATCGCTGGCACAATCGGTAAGGATGCGCGAGTGAATTTTGACTATGGCATTGACTCCTTTTCCACAATTCTTAAAGAACCTTGTAGCCTACCTGAAGCGATCGCCAACACACCTGAACTTTTAACCTATGCAACAGAACGAGTAATGCGCTTAATTAAAGTCGGTCAAAAACTCGCTCAGTCAGTTAGATAA
- a CDS encoding ATP-binding protein: MNLRKKLLTIFSGLALLALASGGVTVWAIAQWHASEDNLQEHYQRSLLLQSVRAATFRALKEVPDRILADDDDAKEEFEESIEPVEKDFQQWAELADSEAERQQVEEVRNAYNNLIQNSRKVFDLIDANRRDEALEIMEEQLEEEDFEQFQKVTEQAVASDQKIRQMIRQQTQNTRQTAQLVLTISAFGILSLILLLFAYLASDLFAPLREAEQALNDVARGDFQRRLDEERKDELGALNRAFNHMTAAIAQREQVMGLKAMAGGETDTATGGDWHNLPSRLTLHRLVSQLRSRVAGLNNYEVDGNGTVIVEQKQALVDQLDQLLQAVTRFTEFGFPLDLNLARTDIRALLYEVMLRFQDDFVRRGVSFELQIAPEVHYAVVDRLKLREVLAELIRNALSALPKVGGSLGIRSYLETDATNSTELLIEVADDGAGIEQPLINQAFVTFEDSRKQRPSVGLKLTKAIIEQHGGHLTIGSEPGLGTHVQIRLPWREE, from the coding sequence ATGAACCTACGGAAGAAATTATTAACTATATTTAGTGGTTTAGCATTGTTGGCACTGGCAAGCGGTGGGGTGACTGTGTGGGCGATCGCTCAATGGCACGCCAGCGAAGATAACCTTCAAGAACACTACCAACGCAGTCTTCTATTACAAAGTGTACGGGCGGCAACCTTTCGCGCCCTTAAAGAAGTGCCAGATCGAATCCTTGCTGATGATGATGATGCCAAAGAGGAATTTGAAGAATCTATCGAGCCTGTGGAAAAAGACTTCCAGCAATGGGCTGAGTTAGCTGATAGTGAGGCAGAACGCCAACAAGTGGAGGAGGTTCGTAATGCCTACAACAATTTGATCCAAAATTCCCGTAAAGTTTTTGATTTGATAGACGCCAACCGACGAGATGAAGCTTTAGAGATCATGGAGGAGCAACTAGAAGAGGAAGATTTTGAGCAATTTCAGAAGGTAACTGAACAAGCGGTGGCTTCCGATCAAAAGATCCGTCAGATGATTCGCCAGCAAACTCAAAACACTCGCCAAACGGCACAACTTGTGCTGACAATCTCTGCTTTTGGGATTCTATCGCTCATCTTATTGCTGTTTGCTTACCTAGCTTCCGATTTATTCGCTCCCCTACGTGAGGCAGAACAGGCACTGAATGATGTGGCGCGGGGTGACTTTCAGCGTCGCTTGGATGAGGAACGCAAAGATGAATTAGGAGCGCTGAATCGTGCTTTTAATCACATGACCGCAGCGATCGCCCAACGAGAGCAAGTGATGGGATTAAAAGCTATGGCTGGAGGTGAGACAGATACTGCTACAGGAGGAGACTGGCACAACCTTCCATCCCGCTTGACACTGCACAGACTGGTGTCGCAGTTGCGATCGCGGGTTGCCGGACTAAATAACTATGAAGTAGATGGTAATGGCACAGTGATAGTTGAGCAAAAGCAGGCACTTGTTGATCAGCTCGATCAATTATTACAAGCAGTCACACGGTTCACCGAATTTGGTTTTCCCCTAGATTTAAATCTAGCTCGTACAGATATCCGGGCATTACTTTACGAAGTGATGCTACGGTTCCAAGACGACTTTGTGCGTCGAGGTGTCAGCTTTGAATTACAAATTGCTCCAGAGGTTCACTACGCTGTTGTGGATCGGCTCAAGCTACGCGAAGTCTTGGCTGAGTTAATACGCAATGCTCTCTCAGCCCTGCCGAAAGTAGGAGGAAGTTTGGGTATCCGGTCATATCTTGAAACTGATGCTACCAATAGCACAGAACTACTCATAGAAGTTGCCGATGACGGTGCAGGTATAGAGCAACCATTGATTAACCAAGCCTTTGTCACCTTTGAAGACTCCCGCAAGCAACGCCCCAGTGTAGGACTCAAGCTCACGAAAGCGATCATAGAGCAACATGGAGGTCATCTGACGATTGGCAGCGAACCTGGTTTAGGTACTCACGTTCAGATCCGCTTGCCGTGGCGTGAGGAGTGA
- a CDS encoding SLC13 family permease: MTKASASKSVSRQTESDKASLWSRFDTKRLQQVTPTALGTQHQAAGKKTKKRKFRWVVDAVLPLALTTIASIAVLLPSSLPHPARLALFAFLLAAILWSTTSISADYIALFTMMLLVLVGGISQEQLFDALASDVVWLMIGAFVLGGAVQKTGLAGRLTQLVVSRAKTVKGVFWLLVTVLIPMSFLIPSTSGRAAVAIPVFRSITSATSDRRIIRALALLMPTIILVSTIVALVGAGSHLIANDLLQQITKERISFTEWVIYGLPFGVVASYASCWVIMRLFLDQERLNQELHIPQGKGKPLSRSEGITLIVVGIMIALWLTESWHGFEIATVTVVGALILTLPGIGVLKWKEGLKSVSWNLVIFVGAALVLGRALIDSGAAQWIIDQLFTISSIASTNSRSLILVSLAFISLTSHIYMTSHTARAAALVPALLYLGNSLQLNPVAVMFISTVGMDYCLTFPVSSKALLMFQELEGETYKPTDLLRLSSVLLPVHLGLMVLFYYSYWRWVGLTL, translated from the coding sequence ATGACAAAAGCTTCTGCCTCTAAATCTGTATCCAGGCAAACTGAATCAGACAAGGCAAGCCTTTGGAGTCGTTTTGATACGAAGCGCTTGCAGCAGGTTACACCTACTGCTTTGGGTACTCAGCATCAGGCTGCTGGCAAAAAAACGAAAAAGCGAAAGTTTCGTTGGGTTGTCGATGCGGTATTACCATTAGCACTGACTACGATCGCTAGTATTGCCGTGTTGTTACCCTCTTCGCTGCCTCATCCTGCACGTTTAGCTTTATTTGCCTTCTTACTAGCGGCAATTTTATGGTCAACTACCTCCATTAGTGCGGACTACATCGCCCTCTTTACGATGATGCTGTTAGTTCTGGTGGGCGGCATTTCTCAGGAACAACTTTTTGATGCTTTAGCGTCAGATGTAGTCTGGTTGATGATTGGTGCTTTTGTGCTAGGCGGGGCAGTGCAAAAAACTGGTTTGGCAGGACGACTCACGCAATTAGTCGTGTCCAGAGCAAAAACGGTAAAGGGTGTATTTTGGTTGCTCGTTACCGTATTAATTCCCATGTCCTTTTTAATTCCTTCTACTTCTGGTAGGGCTGCTGTAGCAATTCCTGTGTTTCGCAGCATTACCAGTGCCACAAGCGATCGCCGCATTATTCGTGCTTTAGCATTACTAATGCCGACCATCATCTTAGTGTCAACAATTGTGGCATTGGTTGGTGCAGGTTCACACCTAATCGCCAATGACTTACTTCAACAAATAACCAAAGAGCGAATTTCTTTTACTGAGTGGGTAATTTACGGTTTACCTTTTGGCGTAGTTGCCAGCTATGCTTCATGCTGGGTAATCATGCGTTTATTTTTAGATCAAGAACGCCTCAACCAGGAGTTACATATTCCTCAAGGCAAGGGCAAACCGCTTTCTCGCTCAGAAGGGATTACCCTGATTGTGGTAGGAATTATGATTGCTTTGTGGTTAACAGAATCTTGGCATGGATTTGAGATTGCCACGGTAACAGTAGTTGGAGCACTGATTTTAACTCTGCCAGGAATAGGGGTTTTGAAGTGGAAAGAGGGACTCAAATCTGTTTCCTGGAATTTAGTAATTTTTGTGGGTGCAGCTTTAGTCTTGGGTAGGGCGTTGATTGACTCAGGGGCAGCGCAGTGGATTATTGACCAACTTTTTACTATTAGCAGTATTGCTAGTACTAATTCGCGATCGCTCATTTTAGTGTCACTGGCATTTATTTCACTGACATCCCATATTTATATGACTTCTCATACTGCACGGGCAGCAGCATTAGTTCCCGCTTTGCTTTACCTGGGCAACAGTTTACAACTCAACCCCGTTGCAGTGATGTTTATTAGTACCGTCGGCATGGATTACTGTTTGACATTTCCAGTCAGTTCTAAAGCACTGCTAATGTTTCAAGAACTCGAAGGCGAAACTTATAAACCTACCGATTTGCTACGCCTCAGTTCAGTATTGCTTCCTGTCCATTTGGGGCTGATGGTGTTGTTCTACTACAGTTACTGGCGTTGGGTTGGTTTGACGTTGTAG
- a CDS encoding iron uptake porin: MKLLKVIWNVGKQSLLPAIATMLLLTVETLASEIDEGSYFSTSTPSVVVNQNLNHADSLTQMNSVSDLAEILPSDWETQSLQSLMQRYGVTETDSTFSGNRVMTRYEFAANLGATINHINQLVLAGNTKLVAQQDLEILKRLGTEFAQELEILQGRVKRLEANLPLLEVQQFSTTTKLEGEVLFAIAAVASGDKADNSGEPISDNLTFSNRVRLNLDTSFTGKDRLRTRLQARNVPELDEATGTDMARLAFQGDSSNNFEMSLLEYRFPIGEQAMVYLEAVGGDLDDVIVDTLNPYLSGSGSGSISRFAQRNPIYRQGEGAGVGIVYNFTEALSLSLGYIADEINEPELGLSKSSYGAIAQLTLQPSENTGVGLTYIRSYNNLDTGTGSRRANDPFNGQSDAIIGDSFGLETAIALNPSFTLTGWVGFTLATAEDLPNAPMANIVNWALTLAFIDVGTEGSIVGIAIGQPPKVTSNDFEVAGEAYKDEDTSWHLEAFWRYQVSDNIAITPGLLVITNPESDRDNNTIYIGTIRTTFSF; the protein is encoded by the coding sequence ATGAAACTTTTAAAAGTGATCTGGAATGTTGGCAAACAGAGCTTATTGCCTGCCATTGCAACCATGCTATTACTAACAGTAGAAACTTTAGCATCTGAAATAGATGAGGGGAGCTATTTTTCAACAAGCACTCCATCTGTGGTTGTAAACCAGAATCTTAACCATGCAGATTCACTCACTCAAATGAATTCTGTATCCGATTTAGCAGAGATTCTACCAAGTGATTGGGAGACTCAATCTCTCCAGTCATTAATGCAGCGTTATGGTGTAACTGAGACAGATAGTACCTTTAGTGGCAACCGAGTTATGACTCGCTATGAATTTGCTGCTAATCTTGGGGCAACTATAAATCACATCAATCAATTGGTACTTGCAGGAAATACTAAATTAGTTGCTCAACAAGATTTAGAAATACTAAAACGGTTGGGTACAGAATTTGCCCAAGAGCTAGAAATTTTGCAAGGACGAGTAAAGCGTTTGGAAGCTAATTTGCCGCTTCTAGAGGTACAACAATTTTCTACAACTACTAAACTTGAGGGAGAAGTTCTGTTTGCGATTGCAGCAGTTGCAAGCGGTGACAAAGCTGATAATTCAGGCGAACCTATTTCTGATAATCTTACCTTCAGCAACCGGGTACGGTTAAACTTGGATACCAGCTTTACTGGCAAAGACCGACTACGAACTCGCTTGCAAGCTAGAAATGTTCCTGAATTAGACGAAGCAACAGGAACTGATATGGCGCGTTTAGCCTTTCAGGGTGATAGCTCTAACAATTTTGAAATGAGCCTTTTGGAGTATCGCTTTCCGATTGGAGAACAAGCGATGGTTTATTTAGAGGCGGTGGGAGGTGACTTAGATGATGTGATTGTAGATACACTAAACCCTTATTTGAGTGGTAGTGGTAGCGGTTCAATTTCTCGGTTTGCCCAGCGTAACCCAATTTACCGTCAGGGAGAAGGTGCAGGAGTTGGTATAGTTTACAACTTTACTGAAGCTTTGAGTTTGAGTTTGGGATATATCGCGGATGAGATTAACGAGCCAGAATTGGGGTTGAGTAAGTCGAGTTATGGTGCGATCGCTCAACTTACCCTACAACCAAGCGAAAACACTGGAGTAGGTTTGACTTACATCCGCTCTTACAATAATTTAGACACGGGTACTGGCAGTCGTCGCGCCAACGATCCTTTTAATGGGCAAAGTGATGCAATCATCGGTGACTCCTTTGGTTTAGAAACAGCGATCGCTCTTAACCCTAGCTTTACTCTTACTGGTTGGGTTGGCTTTACTCTTGCCACAGCCGAAGATTTGCCTAACGCTCCAATGGCAAATATTGTTAACTGGGCGCTGACTTTAGCTTTTATTGATGTTGGTACAGAAGGAAGCATTGTGGGAATCGCGATCGGGCAACCACCCAAAGTTACTAGCAATGACTTTGAAGTTGCAGGTGAGGCATACAAAGATGAAGATACCTCTTGGCATCTAGAAGCTTTCTGGCGTTACCAAGTTAGTGACAATATTGCCATTACTCCGGGATTGTTAGTGATTACTAATCCAGAAAGCGATCGTGACAACAACACAATCTACATCGGCACAATTCGTACAACATTCAGCTTTTGA